A genomic window from Silene latifolia isolate original U9 population chromosome Y, ASM4854445v1, whole genome shotgun sequence includes:
- the LOC141629018 gene encoding uncharacterized protein LOC141629018, translated as MVYGSNNTSDREQMWDGLQISSTTDPWIVLGDFNVEPSTRVWSKLDRVLVNPSWISSLPNSFAHFSESGISDHSPVIVYVSEDRKIKKSISAKVKAAKDGLTDCQARLAKDPFSEEFIHEEKIKIQEYRKFKAAELSIFSQRAKIKHIQEADSSSKYFFAKISARKHQQQIGEYPVQQLNADFLAQGATISFSESSELDASISLKEDKDDVFSMDSNSSPGIDGFSAGFFKSAWAIIGLDLFKVVRSFFKTSFMPKQANSTVLSLIPKKVVPSSVLDYRPISCCIVFYKVISKILASRRQKVLPSLIGNEQAAFI; from the exons ATGGTGTATGGGAGCAACAATACATCTGACAGAGAGCAGATGTGGGATGGTTTGCAAATATCCTCAACTACTGATCCATGGATTGTGCTTGGGGATTTTAACGTG GAGCCTTCTACTAGAGTTTGGTCTAAGCTTGACAGAGTTCTTGTTAACCCTAGCTGGATCTCCTCTTTGCCAAACTCTTTTGCTCATTTCTCTGAATCTGGGATTTCTGATCACTCTCCTGTCATTGTTTATGTTTCTGAGGATAGGAAGATTAAAAAGAG CATTTCTGCTAAAGTCAAAGCGGCTAAGGATGGCCTGACTGACTGTCAAGCTAGATTGGCTAAGGATCCTTTCTCTGAAGAGTTTATTCATGAGGAAAAAATAAAAATTCAGGAGTATAGAAAATTCAAGGCTGCTGAACTTAGCATATTTTCTCAGAGAGCCAAGATAAAACACATTCAGGAAGCTGATAGTAGTTCAAAATATTTTTTTGCAAAGATTTCAGCTAGGAAGCATCAGCAACAGATTGGA GAATATCCTGTTCAGCAGCTAAATGCTGACTTCCTTGCACAGGGGGCCACCATTTCTTTCTCTGAAAGTTCTGAACTAGATGCTTCCATTTCTCTGAAAGAAGATAAGGATGATGTATTCAGTATGGACAGTAATAGCAGTCCGGGTATTGATGGGTTTTCTGCTGGTTTCTTCAAGTCAGCCTGGGCCATTATTGGCTTGGATTTGTTTAAAGTTGTGCGCAGTTTTTTTAAGACTAGCTTCATGCCTAAGCAAGCTAATTCGACTGTTCTCTCCCTTATACCCAAGAAGGTTGTTCCTAGTTCTGTTCTGGATTATAGGCCAATTTCTTGCTGTATTGTATTCTATAAAGTAATCAGCAAGATCCTTGCCAGTAGGCGCCAGAAAGTCCTTCCTTCTCTCATTGGTAATGAACAAGCAGCTTTTATTTAA